One window of Papaver somniferum cultivar HN1 chromosome 9, ASM357369v1, whole genome shotgun sequence genomic DNA carries:
- the LOC113309673 gene encoding dol-P-Glc:Glc(2)Man(9)GlcNAc(2)-PP-Dol alpha-1,2-glucosyltransferase-like isoform X1: protein MGKLAVSVIVSLWVIPIFLMVNHIVPHPYMDEIFHIPQAQEYCKGNFRSWDPMITTPPGLYYLSLAHVASLFPGMWCTKVVSLFSEVCSPAILRSVNGVLAVICSLLVYEIITWVKPDSDKRKATLQAVVISLYPLHWFFTFLYYTDVASLTLVLAMYVATLKRRYQLSALLGAIAILVRQTNVVWLLFVACSGIIDFTLLPKHKDKVQADDQDVSVRDNDGLAGNKGMPVKSNLRKRKMDIPSSVVKYPILKPVDSTSLCTSGLLDEVQVILLRMWNLKFEVLLSFGPFLVVFLAFIVFVFWNGSIVLGAKEAHTASLHIAQIMYFALVSALAMAPFYFSYRQFSMLCKSLWKNRPLSLFQVVVVSIAGFLSVHYFSIAHPYLLADNRHYTFYIWRRVIQYHWLMKYLLIPLYVYSWLSIIHDLGKGRQRIWVLVFFLACSGVLVPAPLIEFRYYTIPFYFLLLHSQINDYRSWLLMGVMYAAVNIFTIWMFLFRPFHWSHEPGTQRFIW, encoded by the exons atgggTAAATTAGCAGTTTCAGTGATAGTGAGCTTATGGGTGATTCCAATCTTTTTAATGGTTAATCACATCGTTCCTCATCCTTACATG GATGAGATATTCCATATCCCTCAAGCTCAGGAATACTGCAAAGGAAATTTCAGAAGCTGGGATCCCATGATCACTACTCCCCCTGGCCT GTACTATCTTTCACTAGCCCATGTTGCTTCTTTGTTTCCAGGGATGTGGTGTACTAAAGTGGTATCTTTGTTTTCTGAAGTTTGTTCTCCCGCGATTCTTCGTTCTGTTAATGGTGTCTTGGCGGTTATATGTAGTCTTCTTGTATATGAGATAATTACATGGGTCAAACCAGATTCTGATAAGAGGAAAGCAACTTTACAAGCTGTAGTTATCTCTTTGTATCCGCTTCATTGGTTCTTTACGTTTCTGTATTATACTGATGTGGCTTCTTTGACTTTAGTTCTTGCCATGTACGTGGCTACTCTAAAGAGGCGTTATCAGCTTAGTGCTCTG CTTGGGGCTATCGCAATACTTGTTAGGCAAACAAATGTTGTGTGGTTGCTGTTTGTTGCGTGCTCTGGGATTATTGATTTTACATTGCTCCCAAAACATAAAGATAAAGTCCAAGCAGATGATCAAGATGTATCAGTGAGGGATAATGACGGGTTGGCAGGCAATAAAGGCATGCCAGTGAAGTCAAACCTGAGAAAACGCAAGATGGATATTCCGTCGAGTGTGGTCAAATATCCTATTCTTAAGCCAGTGGATTCTACCTCACTTTGTACTTCAG GTTTGCTTGATGAGGTTCAGGTCATTCTCTTAAGGATGTGGAACTTAAAATTTGAAGTTCTGTTATCCTTTGGCCCATTCTTAGTTGTATTTTTGGCCTTCATCGTGTTTGTCTTCTGGAATGGAAGTATAGTACTTG GTGCTAAAGAAGCTCATACAGCCTCTCTGCACATTGCACAAATCATGTACTTTGCTCTGGTGTCTGCTCTGGCCATGGCTCCCTTTTATTTCAGTTACAGGCAGTTCTCTATGCTATGCAAGTCATTGTGGAAGAACAGACCTCTTAGTCTCTTTCAAGTGGTTGTGGTTTCTATTGCTGGATTCCTCTCTGTGCATTATTTCAG TATTGCTCACCCCTATCTTTTAGCTGACAACCGACACTACACCTTTTATATTTGGAGGAGAGTTATTCAATATCACTGGTTAATGAAGTACCTTTTGATCCCCCTTTATGTATATTCGTGGCTTTCGATCATCCATGATTTAG GTAAAGGTCGGCAGAGGATCTGGGTGCTGGTATTTTTTCTAGCTTGTTCAGGAGTTCTCGTGCCTGCACCCCTGATTGAGTTCAGATACTATACCATCCCATTCTACTTCTTACTTCTTCATTCTCAAATCAATGATTATAGAAGTTGGCTCTTAATGGGGGTCATGTATGCTGCGGTTAACATTTTCACAATTTGGATGTTCTTGTTCCGCCCATTTCATTGGAGCCATGAGCCTGGGACACAACGATTTATATGGTAG
- the LOC113309673 gene encoding dol-P-Glc:Glc(2)Man(9)GlcNAc(2)-PP-Dol alpha-1,2-glucosyltransferase-like isoform X2 — protein sequence MWCTKVVSLFSEVCSPAILRSVNGVLAVICSLLVYEIITWVKPDSDKRKATLQAVVISLYPLHWFFTFLYYTDVASLTLVLAMYVATLKRRYQLSALLGAIAILVRQTNVVWLLFVACSGIIDFTLLPKHKDKVQADDQDVSVRDNDGLAGNKGMPVKSNLRKRKMDIPSSVVKYPILKPVDSTSLCTSGLLDEVQVILLRMWNLKFEVLLSFGPFLVVFLAFIVFVFWNGSIVLGAKEAHTASLHIAQIMYFALVSALAMAPFYFSYRQFSMLCKSLWKNRPLSLFQVVVVSIAGFLSVHYFSIAHPYLLADNRHYTFYIWRRVIQYHWLMKYLLIPLYVYSWLSIIHDLGKGRQRIWVLVFFLACSGVLVPAPLIEFRYYTIPFYFLLLHSQINDYRSWLLMGVMYAAVNIFTIWMFLFRPFHWSHEPGTQRFIW from the exons ATGTGGTGTACTAAAGTGGTATCTTTGTTTTCTGAAGTTTGTTCTCCCGCGATTCTTCGTTCTGTTAATGGTGTCTTGGCGGTTATATGTAGTCTTCTTGTATATGAGATAATTACATGGGTCAAACCAGATTCTGATAAGAGGAAAGCAACTTTACAAGCTGTAGTTATCTCTTTGTATCCGCTTCATTGGTTCTTTACGTTTCTGTATTATACTGATGTGGCTTCTTTGACTTTAGTTCTTGCCATGTACGTGGCTACTCTAAAGAGGCGTTATCAGCTTAGTGCTCTG CTTGGGGCTATCGCAATACTTGTTAGGCAAACAAATGTTGTGTGGTTGCTGTTTGTTGCGTGCTCTGGGATTATTGATTTTACATTGCTCCCAAAACATAAAGATAAAGTCCAAGCAGATGATCAAGATGTATCAGTGAGGGATAATGACGGGTTGGCAGGCAATAAAGGCATGCCAGTGAAGTCAAACCTGAGAAAACGCAAGATGGATATTCCGTCGAGTGTGGTCAAATATCCTATTCTTAAGCCAGTGGATTCTACCTCACTTTGTACTTCAG GTTTGCTTGATGAGGTTCAGGTCATTCTCTTAAGGATGTGGAACTTAAAATTTGAAGTTCTGTTATCCTTTGGCCCATTCTTAGTTGTATTTTTGGCCTTCATCGTGTTTGTCTTCTGGAATGGAAGTATAGTACTTG GTGCTAAAGAAGCTCATACAGCCTCTCTGCACATTGCACAAATCATGTACTTTGCTCTGGTGTCTGCTCTGGCCATGGCTCCCTTTTATTTCAGTTACAGGCAGTTCTCTATGCTATGCAAGTCATTGTGGAAGAACAGACCTCTTAGTCTCTTTCAAGTGGTTGTGGTTTCTATTGCTGGATTCCTCTCTGTGCATTATTTCAG TATTGCTCACCCCTATCTTTTAGCTGACAACCGACACTACACCTTTTATATTTGGAGGAGAGTTATTCAATATCACTGGTTAATGAAGTACCTTTTGATCCCCCTTTATGTATATTCGTGGCTTTCGATCATCCATGATTTAG GTAAAGGTCGGCAGAGGATCTGGGTGCTGGTATTTTTTCTAGCTTGTTCAGGAGTTCTCGTGCCTGCACCCCTGATTGAGTTCAGATACTATACCATCCCATTCTACTTCTTACTTCTTCATTCTCAAATCAATGATTATAGAAGTTGGCTCTTAATGGGGGTCATGTATGCTGCGGTTAACATTTTCACAATTTGGATGTTCTTGTTCCGCCCATTTCATTGGAGCCATGAGCCTGGGACACAACGATTTATATGGTAG
- the LOC113309674 gene encoding ENTH domain-containing protein C794.11c-like, with protein sequence MSSIVGNNNGSMGTPFFHEFKKQASFFLKEKIKTARLALTDVTPAELLTEEVTNGNPWGPDTKTMGLISRAAFEVDDYWRIVEILHKKLIRFDRKNWRVSYKTLVLLEHLLTHGPESIAEELKCDMKVIQDMRNFQYIDARGFNWGLTMKNKSERILKLLEKGPLLKEERNRARKVTRGIKGFGSFIQKTSATDENRAPVGAFGRCNSEFVNHGEDCENQFSVDEGATEGTKNTQQNEFRSSFPEMTNNALNSLDVSSNEDSLSRKSEMRKSSKENIMPREETSRIDRTRESKRLLGCQKYEPGNAFFIIDEEGHPFNNDENQSTTSLLSASGGI encoded by the exons ATGTCGTCGATCGTCGGAAACAATAACGGCAGCATGGGTACTCCATTTTTCCATGAATTCAAGAAACAAGCTTCATTTTTTCTGAAAGAGAAGATCAAGACTGCAAGATTAGCTCTTACTGATGTCACTCCAGCTGAACT ATTGACTGAAGAAGTTACTAATGGAAATCCATGGGGTCCTGATACAAAAACTATGGGTTTGATATCAAGAGCAGCTTTTGAAGTTGATGATTATTGGAGAATTGTTGAGATTCTTCACAAAAA ATTGATCAGATTTGATAGGAAGAACTGGAGGGTTTCTTACAAAACTTTGGTGTTGCTTGAACATCTTCTTACTCATGGACCAGAGAGTATTGCAGAAGAGTTGAAGTGTGATATGAAGGTTATTCAAGATATGAGGAATTTCCAGTATATTGATGCAAGAGG GTTTAATTGGGGGCTTACAATGAAGAATAAATCTGAGAGGATATTGAAGTTGCTGGAGAAAGGACCACTACTGAAAGAAGAACGGAATCGGGCGCGTAAGGTAACTCGTGGGATTAAAGGGTTTGGAAGCTTTATTCAGAAGACTTCTGCGACTGATGAAAATCGAGCACCTGTTGGAGCCTTTGGGAGGTGTAATTCTGAGTTTGTCAATCACGGAGAAGATTGTGAGAATCAGTTCTCTGTTGACGAAGGTGCAACTGAGGGGACAAAAAACACACAGCAAAATGAGTTCCGCAGTTCATTCCCTGAGATGACAAACAATGCATTGAATTCTCTTGACGTTTCTTCTAATGAAGATTCGCTATCCAGGAAGTCTGAAATGAGAAAAAGCTCCAAAGAGAATATTATGCCCAGGGAAGAAACTTCAAGGATTGACAGGACAAGAGAATCTAAACGTCTTCTAGGGTGTCAAAAATATGAGCCAGGGAATGCATTTTTTATCATAGATGAAGAAGGTCATCCATTCAACAATGATGAAAACCAAAGCACCACATCACTACTTTCTGCAAGCGGTGGAATCTAA